The following are encoded in a window of Streptococcus pasteurianus genomic DNA:
- the gyrB gene encoding DNA topoisomerase (ATP-hydrolyzing) subunit B: protein MTEENKNLAELAKEYDASQIQVLEGLEAVRMRPGMYIGSTSKEGLHHLVWEIVDNSIDEALAGFATHIEVFIEKDDSITVVDDGRGIPVDIQEKTGRPAVETVFTILHAGGKFGGGGYKVSGGLHGVGSSVVNALSTQLDVSVHRNGKIHYQEYRRGHVVSDLAVIGDTDRHGTTVHFTPDPEIFTETTVFDFDKLAKRIQELAFLNRGLRISITDKREGIEQEKHYHYEGGISSYVEFINENKEAIFENPIYTDGELDGVSVEVAMQYTTSYHETVMSFANNIHTHEGGTHEQGFRTALTRVINDYARQNKLLKEKDDNLTGEDVREGLTAVISVKHPNPQFEGQTKTKLGNSEVVKITNRLFSEAFSRFLLENPQIAKKIVEKGILASKARIAAKRAREVTRKKSGLEISNLPGKLADCSSNDATMNELFIVEGDSAGGSAKSGRDREHQAILPIRGKILNVEKASMDKILANEEIRSLFTAMGTGFGAEFDVSKARYHKLVIMTDADVDGAHIRTLLLTLIYRFMRPVLEAGYVYIAQPPIYGVKVGSEIKEYIQPGANQEIELQEAMARHSVGRSKPTVQRYKGLGEMDDHQLWETTMDPENRLMARVSVDDAAEADKIFDMLMGDRVEPRREFIEENAVYSTLDI, encoded by the coding sequence ATGACGGAAGAAAATAAAAATTTAGCAGAATTAGCGAAAGAGTATGACGCCAGTCAAATTCAAGTCTTAGAAGGGCTTGAAGCTGTTCGAATGCGTCCAGGTATGTACATTGGTTCAACGTCAAAAGAAGGCTTACACCATTTGGTATGGGAAATTGTCGATAACTCTATTGACGAAGCATTAGCTGGTTTTGCAACTCATATTGAAGTTTTTATTGAAAAAGATGATTCGATTACAGTTGTTGATGATGGGCGTGGTATTCCTGTTGATATTCAAGAAAAAACAGGTCGTCCCGCCGTTGAAACAGTCTTTACGATTTTGCACGCTGGAGGTAAATTCGGCGGTGGCGGCTACAAGGTTTCAGGTGGTTTACATGGTGTAGGGTCGTCTGTTGTTAACGCACTTTCAACACAATTAGATGTCTCTGTTCATCGTAACGGTAAAATTCATTATCAAGAATACCGTCGTGGACACGTTGTTAGTGATTTAGCTGTAATTGGTGATACCGACCGTCATGGAACGACTGTTCACTTTACTCCAGACCCAGAAATTTTCACTGAAACAACGGTTTTTGATTTTGATAAATTAGCCAAACGTATCCAAGAATTAGCCTTTTTGAACCGTGGCTTACGTATTTCAATTACTGATAAACGTGAAGGAATTGAGCAAGAAAAACATTACCATTACGAAGGTGGTATTTCAAGCTACGTTGAATTTATCAACGAAAATAAAGAAGCTATTTTTGAAAATCCAATCTATACTGATGGTGAATTAGACGGTGTTTCTGTTGAAGTAGCCATGCAATATACAACTAGTTATCATGAAACAGTGATGAGTTTCGCAAATAATATTCACACGCATGAAGGTGGTACGCATGAACAAGGTTTCCGTACAGCTCTAACACGTGTGATTAATGACTATGCTCGTCAGAATAAATTGCTAAAAGAAAAAGATGACAATTTAACTGGTGAGGATGTTCGTGAAGGGTTGACGGCAGTTATTTCTGTTAAACATCCAAATCCTCAATTTGAAGGACAAACGAAGACGAAACTTGGAAATTCCGAAGTTGTTAAAATTACAAATCGTTTATTTAGCGAAGCTTTCAGCCGTTTCTTATTAGAAAATCCACAGATTGCTAAGAAAATCGTTGAAAAAGGTATTCTGGCATCTAAAGCTCGTATCGCTGCTAAACGTGCACGCGAGGTAACACGTAAAAAATCAGGACTTGAAATTTCAAATCTTCCTGGTAAATTAGCTGACTGTTCTTCAAATGATGCAACTATGAATGAATTGTTCATCGTCGAAGGGGACTCTGCGGGTGGTTCTGCTAAATCAGGACGTGATCGTGAGCACCAAGCAATCTTACCAATTCGTGGTAAAATCTTGAACGTTGAAAAAGCTAGCATGGATAAAATTCTTGCTAACGAAGAAATTCGTAGTTTATTTACAGCTATGGGAACAGGTTTTGGTGCTGAATTTGATGTCTCAAAAGCGCGTTATCATAAGCTTGTTATCATGACTGATGCCGATGTTGACGGAGCCCATATTCGTACCTTGTTGTTAACGCTGATTTACCGTTTCATGCGTCCTGTTTTGGAAGCAGGGTATGTTTACATTGCTCAACCACCGATTTACGGTGTCAAAGTTGGTAGTGAAATTAAAGAGTACATTCAACCAGGTGCCAATCAAGAAATTGAATTGCAAGAAGCTATGGCACGTCATAGTGTTGGACGTTCAAAACCAACGGTTCAACGTTACAAAGGTCTTGGAGAAATGGACGATCACCAACTTTGGGAAA
- a CDS encoding HAD-IA family hydrolase, translating to MNYHDYMWDLGGTLLDNYEMSAQAFVKTLAEFGQSASHDEVYNKLKESTDAAIAQFIPNEPQFLKAYKKLEAEYLKTPVLFAGAHDVLQAIVASGGRNFLVSHRNKQVLDILEKTNLLSYFTEVVTSENGFSRKPSPESMLYLKEKYDIKEALVIGDREIDRKAGQAAGFDTLLVDGKKSLMEIVK from the coding sequence ATGAATTACCATGATTATATGTGGGATTTGGGTGGAACGTTGCTTGATAATTATGAAATGTCTGCTCAAGCTTTCGTGAAAACTTTAGCGGAATTTGGACAATCTGCCTCGCATGATGAGGTTTATAACAAGCTAAAAGAGTCCACGGATGCTGCTATTGCACAATTTATCCCAAACGAACCTCAATTTTTAAAGGCGTACAAAAAATTGGAAGCCGAATATTTAAAAACGCCAGTTTTATTTGCAGGAGCACATGACGTTTTGCAGGCAATTGTTGCAAGTGGTGGACGAAATTTTTTAGTATCGCATCGTAACAAACAAGTCCTTGATATTTTAGAAAAAACTAATTTATTGTCTTATTTTACGGAAGTAGTCACTTCAGAAAATGGCTTTTCTCGTAAACCGAGTCCAGAATCGATGTTGTATTTGAAAGAAAAATATGATATTAAAGAAGCACTGGTAATTGGAGATCGTGAGATTGATAGGAAGGCAGGTCAAGCTGCTGGCTTTGATACGTTATTAGTTGATGGAAAAAAATCCTTAATGGAGATAGTGAAGTAA